In Hyphomicrobium denitrificans 1NES1, the genomic stretch GCGGTGACGCTTTCGGGCGGAAATACCGTGAGGCCGTTTTTGACATAAAGCGGAAGGCCCGGTGTTCGATTACGTATCCGCAGCGCCTCGCTTCTATCCAATCGCCAATAACTAGGAATACGTTTGACGAAGCCGAGTGTTTGCCAGAGCGCGAATGGCGTTGTCGTGCGGGCAGCAGTTCGAAATGTCGAGTGCAAAGTCATGTGCTTGGCCTTCAATTATTTAACCGAATTCCTCGACCGCGATACGATAGTGAAATACCGTTGTATCGGGCGCGGATGGTCCCATGTGCAGGTAAGCTACGGAATGTGTGGGGGGTACTCAGGTGTTGAGGGACTGGGCTTGCTTGAACGTTCGATATTTTTTCGCGATCAATTCGCGGGCGATGTCGAGATATTCTTCGACCATTTCGCAGGTCGAAAACCTTTCCTCGGCATCTTTCCGGCAGGCTCGACGGGAAATTTCACCGATACGTGTGACTGAACACGTCATTTCGTCTTCATTGTTGGCGAGGAAGCCGGTAACTCCGTCACGAATGAGTTCTGGCATGCAACCGCGGCGGGTCGCTATCACGGGTGTGCCGCAGGCGAGCGCTTCCATCACGATATTCGCGCATGGCTCATCCCACTGGATCGGCGCCAGGACGGAATCGGCGGCAGCTAGAAACTCGAATTTTCGATCATCACCAATCTCGCCGATCCATTCTATTTTGCCGCCGATCTGCGGTCGTACCTCTTGTTCGAAGAATGCGCGGCCGCCTGGTTCGTCAGAAATATTGCCGGCAATCTTAAGCGGAAGGCCGGTTTGCTTTGCAATGCGGATCGCGGCATCGGCGCCCTTGTTAGCCGTCAGGCGTCCGATGAATGCGAGATAGCCGCCCATCGCTTGGGCCGAGAACGCAATCCGCCGGATGTCGGCGCTGTTGTAAATCGTAGACCAGGGTCCGGACGAGAACTCGGCGCGCTGGTGATTGCTGACGGCGACCAGCGATAGAGGGCCTTTCGCGGTATTTTTCAGTCGCTCTACATCGATGGGATCGATCGGGTTGCCGAAGCGGTAGATCAGTGGAACGCCTGCGATCAGGAATGGAAAGAGGTAATCTGTGCGGCATCCCGCGACTATAACGTCGTGTCCGGAGAAAAGCTCGCGCATGCTG encodes the following:
- a CDS encoding glycosyltransferase family 4 protein, whose product is MVSIQRLETPLLRILVIADAKISVPPNGYGGAERIFAHLCEGFARRGHEVTLMAAEGSKNYGRLITYPWAGQHTITWRGYCKFNFALRSMRELFSGHDVIVAGCRTDYLFPFLIAGVPLIYRFGNPIDPIDVERLKNTAKGPLSLVAVSNHQRAEFSSGPWSTIYNSADIRRIAFSAQAMGGYLAFIGRLTANKGADAAIRIAKQTGLPLKIAGNISDEPGGRAFFEQEVRPQIGGKIEWIGEIGDDRKFEFLAAADSVLAPIQWDEPCANIVMEALACGTPVIATRRGCMPELIRDGVTGFLANNEDEMTCSVTRIGEISRRACRKDAEERFSTCEMVEEYLDIARELIAKKYRTFKQAQSLNT